The following are encoded in a window of Saccharothrix longispora genomic DNA:
- a CDS encoding type I polyketide synthase: protein MNGKAMGTEDKLRDYLKRATADLQQARRRLHELETRDTEPVAVIGMSCRYPGGVRTPDDLWDLVDEGRDVIGDFPADRGWDVEGIYDPTPERPGKTYTRHGGFLYDAPGFDAEFFGISPRDARRSDPQQRILLEASWEAIERAGLDPTSLKGSPTGVYAGVMYHDYSDGSPDGSLVSGQVSYTLGLEGPSISVDTACSSSLIALHLAAQALRRGDCTLALAGGVAVMGTPEMFVDFSARRGLAADGRSKSFSDDADGTSWAEGVGVLVLERLSDARRNGHRVLALLRGSAVNQDGASNGFSAPNGPSQVRVIEAALADAGLSPADVDAVEAHGTGTALGDPIEAQSLMETYGQRTGAPLWLGSVKSNMGHPQAAAGVAGVIKMVQAIRHGKLPRTLHVGTPSTHVDWTAGAVELLTEPRDWPEVARPRRAAVSSFGVSGTNAHVILEQAPDEPAAAAAEPAAAVTPLVLSAKTPAALADLAGRLAAHVTASADPLPDVARTLATGRARFGHRAVVLAEDRAGAAEALRGLADGGARPDIVTGTADARGRTAFVFPGQGSQWAGMATGLLAESPAFARRMAECDAALRRFVDWSVVDVLRGEPGTPPADRVDVVQPVLWAVMVSLAALWRAHGVHPDVVIGHSQGEIAAATVAGALSVEDGARVVALRSKAIGDVLGGRGGGMLAVGLSAADLLDRLDPWQGRISLAADNGATSAVLSGDGDALDELCARLVAEGVRAKRVPVDYASHSGHVEHLTDRLTADLGPIRPRPADVPMTSTVTGEPITGSTVDATYWFTNLRTTVRFAPVVATLAATGYTRFVEVSPHPVLAMSIQETLDEGGHAGVVAGTLRRGEGGLTRFATSLAELDVRGGTADWTAFVPGAGTVELPTYPFQHKRFWREDEAGTPPAPPARVADQEFWRDVVDGDVDALAARLGVGAAPLAEVVPALATWHERRTELSAVDSWRYRVSWTPLDGVPTGGLTGAWLVVVPAGVPEAAKLADAVADRGDVVRVVVPAPAERAALAALLGEATEARRFDGVLSLLALDPREHPEGPALSTPVAATTALLQALGDRDVDAPAWVVTRGAVAVDAFSDADPAAAAVWGLGTVVALDQPGTWGGLVDVDGPADAARLCAVVSGVDDEDQVAIRSSGVFARRMARAPLTGPAAEPWRPRGTVLVTGGTGAVGGHVARWLAERGAEHLVLTSRRGLDAPGARALVDDLAGTRVTVVACDVADERALRALLAEHRPTAVVHAAGVLTAEPPLSDVTPEEFAAATRAKVTGAALLDELLGDTELDAFVLMSSGAAVWGTSGRPAYAAGNAYLDALARRRRAAGRTATAVAWGSWGGGGMVDAEAGDLLRRMGLAEMAPRLAVEALGQALDHDEPHLVVADIDWAAFAPVYQLARPRPLLRALPEVADDRTAPDPVADGDLGARLAGLAPVERRRALLELVRDQVAVVAGYDGGAAVEPARAFKELGFDSVTAVDLRNRLAAATGLKLPATVAFDHVNPQALAEHLGTRLGDAPTEVPLEVELDRLEAVAATLSAAEIDRSRIVARLQAMVTTLHKALAGTGPAAGEDLRTATADELFAFIDNELGA from the coding sequence ATGAACGGGAAAGCAATGGGCACCGAGGACAAGCTCCGCGACTACCTCAAGCGCGCGACGGCCGACCTCCAGCAGGCCAGGCGCCGACTGCACGAGCTGGAGACCAGGGACACCGAGCCCGTCGCCGTCATCGGCATGAGCTGCCGCTACCCCGGGGGCGTCCGCACGCCGGACGACCTGTGGGATTTGGTGGACGAGGGCCGCGACGTGATCGGGGACTTCCCCGCCGACCGGGGCTGGGACGTCGAGGGCATCTACGACCCGACGCCCGAGCGGCCCGGCAAGACCTACACCCGCCACGGCGGGTTCCTCTACGACGCGCCGGGCTTCGACGCCGAGTTCTTCGGCATCAGCCCGCGCGACGCCCGCCGCTCCGACCCGCAGCAGCGCATCCTGCTGGAAGCCTCGTGGGAGGCGATCGAGCGCGCCGGGCTGGACCCCACCTCGCTCAAGGGGAGCCCCACCGGCGTCTACGCCGGCGTCATGTACCACGACTACAGCGACGGCAGCCCGGACGGCAGCCTGGTCAGCGGACAGGTGTCCTACACGCTCGGCCTGGAGGGGCCGTCCATCTCGGTCGACACCGCGTGCTCGTCGTCGCTGATCGCCCTGCACCTGGCGGCGCAGGCGCTGCGGCGCGGCGACTGCACGCTCGCGCTGGCCGGCGGCGTCGCGGTGATGGGCACCCCGGAGATGTTCGTCGACTTCAGCGCCCGCCGCGGGCTGGCCGCCGACGGGCGCAGCAAGTCGTTCTCCGACGACGCCGACGGCACGTCGTGGGCGGAGGGCGTCGGCGTCCTCGTGCTGGAGCGGTTGTCGGACGCGCGCCGCAACGGGCACCGCGTCCTCGCCCTGCTGCGCGGCTCCGCGGTGAACCAGGACGGCGCGAGCAACGGCTTCTCCGCCCCGAACGGCCCCTCGCAGGTGCGGGTGATCGAGGCGGCGCTGGCCGACGCCGGGCTGTCGCCCGCCGACGTGGACGCGGTCGAGGCGCACGGCACCGGCACCGCGCTCGGCGACCCGATCGAGGCGCAGTCGCTGATGGAGACCTACGGGCAGCGCACCGGCGCGCCGCTGTGGCTGGGGTCGGTCAAGTCGAACATGGGCCACCCCCAGGCCGCCGCCGGCGTCGCCGGGGTGATCAAGATGGTGCAGGCCATCCGCCACGGGAAGCTGCCCCGCACGCTGCACGTCGGCACGCCGTCGACGCACGTGGACTGGACCGCCGGCGCGGTCGAGCTGCTGACCGAGCCGCGCGACTGGCCCGAGGTGGCGCGCCCGCGCCGCGCGGCCGTGTCGTCGTTCGGGGTGAGCGGCACCAACGCGCACGTGATCCTGGAGCAGGCGCCGGACGAACCCGCCGCCGCGGCGGCCGAGCCGGCGGCGGCCGTGACCCCGCTGGTGCTCTCGGCGAAGACCCCGGCCGCGCTGGCCGACCTCGCCGGGCGGCTGGCCGCGCACGTGACCGCCTCCGCCGACCCGCTGCCCGACGTCGCGCGCACCCTCGCCACCGGGCGGGCGCGGTTCGGCCACCGCGCGGTCGTGCTCGCCGAGGACCGGGCGGGCGCCGCCGAGGCCCTGCGCGGGCTGGCCGACGGCGGCGCTCGCCCCGACATCGTCACCGGCACCGCCGACGCGCGCGGCAGGACCGCGTTCGTCTTCCCCGGCCAGGGCTCCCAGTGGGCCGGCATGGCGACCGGGCTGCTGGCGGAGTCGCCGGCGTTCGCGCGGCGCATGGCCGAGTGCGACGCGGCGCTGCGGCGGTTCGTGGACTGGTCGGTGGTCGACGTCCTGCGCGGCGAGCCGGGCACCCCGCCCGCGGACCGGGTGGACGTCGTGCAGCCGGTGCTGTGGGCGGTGATGGTCTCGCTGGCCGCGCTGTGGCGCGCGCACGGCGTCCACCCGGACGTGGTGATCGGCCACTCGCAGGGCGAGATCGCCGCCGCGACCGTCGCGGGCGCGCTGTCGGTCGAGGACGGCGCCCGGGTGGTCGCGCTGCGCAGCAAGGCGATCGGCGACGTCCTCGGCGGGCGCGGCGGCGGGATGCTCGCCGTCGGGCTGTCCGCGGCGGACCTGCTCGACCGGCTCGACCCCTGGCAGGGCCGGATCTCGCTGGCCGCCGACAACGGCGCCACGTCGGCGGTGCTGTCCGGTGACGGCGACGCGCTCGACGAGCTGTGCGCGCGGCTGGTCGCCGAGGGCGTGCGCGCCAAGCGGGTGCCCGTCGACTACGCGTCGCACTCCGGGCACGTCGAACACCTCACCGACCGCCTGACGGCCGACCTGGGCCCGATCCGCCCGCGCCCGGCGGACGTGCCGATGACCTCCACCGTCACCGGGGAACCGATCACCGGGTCCACGGTGGACGCGACGTACTGGTTCACCAACCTGCGCACCACGGTCCGGTTCGCGCCGGTGGTCGCGACGCTCGCCGCGACCGGGTACACCCGGTTCGTCGAGGTGAGCCCGCACCCCGTGCTGGCGATGAGCATCCAGGAGACCCTGGACGAGGGCGGGCACGCGGGCGTCGTGGCCGGCACCCTGCGGCGCGGCGAGGGCGGGCTGACCCGGTTCGCGACCTCGCTGGCCGAGCTGGACGTCCGGGGCGGCACCGCCGACTGGACCGCGTTCGTGCCGGGCGCCGGCACCGTCGAGCTGCCGACCTACCCGTTCCAGCACAAGCGCTTCTGGCGCGAGGACGAGGCCGGGACGCCGCCCGCGCCGCCCGCGCGGGTGGCCGACCAGGAGTTCTGGCGGGACGTCGTCGACGGCGACGTCGACGCGCTCGCCGCCCGGCTCGGCGTCGGGGCCGCCCCGCTGGCCGAGGTCGTCCCCGCGCTGGCCACCTGGCACGAGCGCCGCACCGAGCTGTCCGCCGTGGACTCGTGGCGCTACCGCGTCTCCTGGACGCCGCTGGACGGGGTCCCGACCGGCGGGCTGACCGGCGCCTGGCTGGTCGTCGTGCCGGCCGGCGTGCCCGAGGCCGCGAAGCTCGCCGACGCCGTCGCCGACCGCGGCGACGTGGTCCGGGTCGTCGTGCCCGCGCCGGCCGAGCGGGCGGCGCTGGCCGCGCTGCTCGGCGAGGCGACGGAGGCCCGGCGGTTCGACGGCGTGCTGTCGCTCCTCGCGCTCGACCCCCGCGAGCACCCGGAGGGCCCCGCCCTGAGCACCCCGGTCGCCGCGACCACCGCCCTGCTGCAAGCCCTGGGGGACCGGGACGTCGACGCGCCCGCCTGGGTGGTCACCCGCGGCGCGGTCGCGGTGGACGCCTTCTCCGACGCCGACCCGGCCGCCGCGGCGGTGTGGGGCCTGGGCACGGTCGTCGCCCTCGACCAGCCGGGCACCTGGGGCGGCCTGGTCGACGTCGACGGACCGGCCGACGCCGCCCGCCTGTGCGCGGTGGTGTCCGGTGTCGACGACGAGGACCAGGTCGCGATCCGCTCCTCCGGGGTGTTCGCGCGGCGGATGGCGCGCGCCCCGCTCACCGGGCCGGCCGCCGAGCCCTGGCGGCCCCGCGGCACGGTCCTGGTCACCGGCGGCACCGGGGCGGTCGGCGGGCACGTCGCCCGCTGGCTGGCCGAACGGGGCGCCGAGCACCTGGTGCTCACCAGCCGCCGGGGCCTCGACGCGCCCGGCGCCCGTGCGCTGGTCGACGACCTGGCCGGCACCCGCGTCACCGTCGTCGCCTGCGACGTCGCCGACGAGCGGGCGCTCCGCGCGCTGCTGGCCGAGCACCGGCCCACCGCCGTGGTGCACGCCGCCGGCGTGCTGACCGCCGAGCCGCCGCTGTCCGACGTCACGCCCGAGGAGTTCGCCGCCGCGACCCGCGCCAAGGTCACCGGCGCCGCGCTGCTGGACGAACTGCTCGGCGACACCGAGCTGGACGCGTTCGTGCTGATGTCCTCCGGCGCGGCCGTGTGGGGCACCTCCGGCCGCCCCGCCTACGCCGCCGGCAACGCCTACCTCGACGCGCTCGCCCGCCGCCGCCGCGCCGCCGGGCGCACCGCGACCGCGGTCGCCTGGGGTTCCTGGGGCGGCGGCGGCATGGTCGACGCCGAGGCGGGCGACCTGCTGCGGCGCATGGGCCTGGCCGAGATGGCGCCGCGGCTCGCCGTCGAGGCGCTGGGCCAGGCCCTCGACCACGACGAACCCCACCTGGTGGTGGCGGACATCGACTGGGCCGCCTTCGCCCCCGTCTACCAGCTCGCCCGCCCCCGCCCGCTGCTGCGGGCGCTGCCCGAGGTCGCGGACGACCGCACCGCGCCCGACCCGGTGGCGGACGGTGACCTCGGGGCGCGGCTCGCCGGGCTGGCCCCGGTCGAGCGGCGGCGGGCGCTGCTGGAGCTGGTGCGCGACCAGGTGGCCGTGGTCGCCGGCTACGACGGCGGCGCGGCGGTCGAACCCGCCCGCGCGTTCAAGGAACTGGGCTTCGACTCGGTGACGGCCGTCGACCTGCGCAACCGGCTCGCCGCAGCCACGGGGCTGAAGCTGCCCGCCACCGTCGCGTTCGACCACGTGAACCCGCAGGCGCTGGCCGAGCACCTGGGGACGCGGCTGGGCGACGCCCCGACCGAGGTGCCGCTGGAGGTGGAGCTCGACCGGCTGGAAGCGGTCGCCGCCACGTTGAGCGCCGCGGAGATCGACCGTTCCAGGATCGTCGCCCGCTTGCAGGCGATGGTGACCACGTTGCACAAGGCCCTGGCCGGCACCGGTCCCGCGGCGGGTGAAGACCTGCGGACCGCGACCGCGGACGAGTTGTTCGCGTTCATCGACAACGAGCTCGGCGCCTGA
- a CDS encoding nucleotide disphospho-sugar-binding domain-containing protein: protein MRVLLAAPSSAARLHNLVPLAWALRTAGHDVKIAGRPSFVDEVLRTGCVAVDLEDGDGTPLADSAALVAFAELWRPDVVVSDGLAPAGATAARAVSARAVRLLGALDEPGATGSDPFDADTTFDAVPPSLRPAGADARPIRHVPYFGPVEVPGWLRRAARRDRVLLSLADPASSGAVFEAVTGLDVELLCAIDPRRVPAGVTVPVNVKLVDSAPPAALLRTCVALVHDGDAALALAAAAHGLPQLCLTGADLAARVADAGAGVVGPADRIGALLADDGLRARATAIRDEIAALPAPRAVVAGLTR from the coding sequence AGATCGCCGGCCGGCCGTCGTTCGTCGACGAGGTCCTCCGCACCGGCTGCGTGGCGGTGGACCTGGAGGACGGGGACGGGACCCCGCTCGCCGACTCCGCGGCCCTCGTCGCGTTCGCCGAGCTGTGGCGGCCGGACGTCGTCGTCTCGGACGGCCTGGCGCCGGCGGGGGCGACCGCCGCCCGCGCCGTGTCGGCCCGCGCGGTGCGGCTGCTCGGCGCGCTGGACGAACCGGGCGCGACCGGCTCGGACCCCTTCGACGCCGACACCACGTTCGACGCCGTGCCGCCGTCGCTGCGCCCCGCCGGCGCGGACGCCCGCCCGATCCGGCACGTGCCGTACTTCGGCCCCGTCGAGGTGCCGGGCTGGCTGCGCCGCGCGGCGCGACGCGACCGCGTCCTGCTCTCGCTCGCCGACCCCGCCTCGTCCGGAGCGGTCTTCGAGGCCGTGACCGGCCTGGACGTCGAACTCCTGTGCGCCATCGACCCCCGGCGCGTCCCGGCCGGGGTCACCGTGCCGGTGAACGTCAAGCTCGTCGACTCGGCCCCGCCCGCGGCGCTGCTGCGCACCTGCGTCGCCCTCGTCCACGACGGCGACGCGGCCCTCGCGCTCGCCGCGGCGGCCCACGGCCTGCCCCAGCTCTGCCTCACCGGGGCGGACCTCGCGGCCCGGGTGGCCGACGCCGGCGCCGGGGTGGTCGGCCCCGCGGACCGGATCGGCGCCCTGCTGGCCGACGACGGGCTGCGCGCCCGCGCGACCGCGATCCGGGACGAGATCGCCGCCCTCCCCGCACCGCGCGCCGTGGTGGCCGGACTGACCCGGTGA